A portion of the Actomonas aquatica genome contains these proteins:
- a CDS encoding efflux RND transporter permease subunit — MSVGPKRPFGGGGGPGRGSSLQLVLQGSDFEELQTSGEQFVEDMEASGVFGPVRLYPSPTKPQLDVRIDRAKAADLAVPVRDIATTLETLLGSRRVTQFQRGGQQYDVILQVEDSRRMTPGDLARIYVRSERGSLVQLGNLVTWDENAVPESYPHFNRLRSVTLSAPLADGVAMGDAITYLQDRIDALLPAGSTYAWDGPARQFLEGAGDTYVMFGLALLFTFLILAAQFESWVHPFTIFTGVVIAVAGGITVLYATRYWGPAMTDNLFSRFGLIMLIGLIAKNGILIVEFANQLQIERGLDASTAVFQATSARFRPILMTSVSTILGAVPIAFAQGAGAEIRNPLGLVIVGGLGIATIMTLFVVPITYVFMDRLCLRFTGRSSAAGLKRAAEIRGTIQAPVAPTPGGSATPAGAPAYSAPATH; from the coding sequence GTGAGCGTGGGACCGAAGCGTCCGTTCGGCGGTGGTGGTGGACCGGGGCGGGGCAGCTCCCTGCAACTGGTCTTGCAGGGCAGTGATTTTGAGGAGCTGCAGACCAGCGGGGAGCAGTTTGTGGAGGACATGGAAGCGAGTGGCGTGTTTGGGCCGGTGCGGCTTTATCCGTCGCCGACGAAACCGCAGCTCGATGTGCGCATCGATCGCGCCAAGGCGGCCGACCTCGCGGTGCCGGTGCGGGACATCGCCACGACCTTGGAGACCTTGCTGGGCAGTCGGCGGGTCACGCAGTTTCAGCGCGGCGGTCAGCAATACGACGTGATTCTACAGGTGGAGGACAGCCGTCGCATGACCCCGGGCGATCTCGCGCGCATCTACGTGCGCTCGGAGCGGGGCAGTCTGGTGCAATTGGGCAACCTCGTGACGTGGGACGAAAACGCCGTGCCGGAGAGTTACCCGCACTTCAACCGCCTGCGCTCGGTCACGCTCTCGGCGCCGCTGGCTGACGGCGTGGCGATGGGCGACGCCATCACCTATCTGCAGGACCGAATCGACGCGTTGCTGCCGGCGGGCAGCACCTATGCGTGGGACGGCCCGGCGCGGCAGTTTTTGGAAGGCGCGGGGGACACCTACGTGATGTTCGGCCTGGCGCTGCTGTTCACCTTTTTGATTCTCGCGGCGCAGTTTGAGTCGTGGGTCCATCCCTTCACCATTTTCACCGGCGTGGTGATCGCCGTGGCGGGAGGCATCACGGTGTTGTATGCGACGCGGTATTGGGGGCCGGCGATGACCGACAACCTGTTTTCGCGCTTTGGTCTGATCATGCTGATCGGACTCATCGCGAAGAACGGCATCCTCATCGTGGAGTTCGCCAACCAGCTCCAAATCGAGAGAGGCTTGGATGCGTCGACGGCGGTGTTTCAGGCGACCTCGGCGCGCTTCCGCCCGATCTTGATGACGTCGGTATCGACCATCCTCGGTGCGGTCCCGATCGCGTTCGCGCAGGGGGCGGGCGCGGAGATCCGCAACCCGCTCGGTCTGGTCATCGTGGGTGGACTCGGCATCGCGACGATCATGACCCTGTTTGTCGTGCCGATTACCTACGTGTTTATGGATCGCCTCTGTCTGCGCTTCACGGGTCGCAGCAGCGCGGCCGGCCTCAAACGGGCCGCCGAGATTCGCGGCACCATCCAGGCGCCGGTGGCGCCGACGCCGGGAGGTTCAGCCACCCCGGCCGGAGCCCCCGCCTACAGCGCCCCAGCAACGCATTGA
- a CDS encoding HD domain-containing protein, which produces MNLLLHAAYFAAVKHSDQRRKNTAAAPYINHPLEVACHLSEVGGITDEAVLIAAVLHDTVEDTATTREEIATTFGETVAALVMECTDDKSLEKAERKRLQVVNAPKKSPGAKAIKIADKTCNLRSILVDPPAGWSWTRQYDYFLWANKVVAGLLGHHSALDADVQRVLQEGLDKLQPLAAAEGTA; this is translated from the coding sequence ATGAATCTGCTTCTGCACGCTGCTTACTTCGCCGCCGTCAAACACTCCGACCAACGGAGGAAAAACACCGCGGCCGCGCCTTACATCAACCATCCGCTGGAGGTCGCCTGTCACTTGTCCGAGGTGGGGGGAATCACCGATGAGGCCGTGCTCATCGCTGCCGTGCTGCACGATACGGTCGAAGACACCGCCACCACCCGCGAGGAGATCGCCACCACGTTCGGCGAGACGGTCGCGGCCCTCGTCATGGAATGCACCGACGACAAGAGCCTGGAGAAAGCCGAGCGCAAACGCCTGCAGGTCGTGAACGCGCCGAAGAAGAGCCCCGGCGCCAAGGCCATCAAGATCGCCGACAAAACCTGCAACCTGCGCTCCATCCTCGTCGATCCGCCCGCCGGTTGGTCGTGGACGCGCCAATACGACTACTTCCTTTGGGCCAACAAGGTCGTCGCCGGACTCCTGGGCCATCACTCTGCCTTGGATGCTGACGTGCAACGCGTCCTGCAAGAGGGTCTGGACAAACTCCAACCTCTCGCCGCCGCCGAAGGCACGGCGTGA
- a CDS encoding efflux RND transporter permease subunit, with translation MILSDLSIRRPVICIVGCLLIVLIGALSFKQLPIREYPNVESPSVSVSTTYRGASAEVVETKVTDPLEEQLSAVEGINVMRSTSSEQSSRITIEFDLDRDVDEAANDVRDLVSRVRLPEEVDRPRISKVDPDTTPVITLSFNSEVYDRLEIVEMIEQIVVPRLQALPGMGAVQVDGARYAMRLWIDSDRLAAYNLTVADVQTALERQNVEVPSGRIESRTQEFPVRLMGSMTEVSDFENLVLATRGDYQVKFRDIGRVELGAEDYRSKTYFNARPSVGVQVLRQPTSNLLELCDGVKALIPVFQREMPDGIVVELSKDDSAYVERTVDEVYRTLYEALLLVVTVIFLFLRNWRATIIPLLAVPVSLVGTVAVIAALGFSINILTLLACVLAIGLVVDDAIVMLENIYRRIETGESPVAAAVHGARQVAFAIIATTLTLAAVFLPVAFQSGQTGRLFFEFGITLVVAVVMSAVVALTLSPMLCSRLLSPPREQGGHGWLYDKTEPAFAALNRGFNALLALTMRWRAVVMIGSLAMTVLGLWLYTQLQRELIPAEDRGVFTANIQPPVGATPEYTDSYGRQLEEEILKIPEIDRTFQRQTSGRAYVTGTLTLWEERERTTQDLISEVRRIARDKIPGLQVSVGPKRPFGGGGGPGRGSSLQLVLQGSDFEELQTSGEQFVEDMEASGVFGPVRLYPSPTKPQLDVRIDRAKAADLAVPVRDIATTLETLLGSRRVTQFQRGGQQYDVILQVEDSRRMTPGDLARIYVRSARGSLVQLGNLVTWDENAVPESYPHFNRLRSVTLSAPLADGVAMGDAITYLQDRIDALLPAGSTYAWDGPARQFLEGAGDTYVMFGLALLFTFLILAAQFESWVHPFTIFTGVAIAVAGGITVLYATRYWGPAMTDNLFSRFGLIMLIGLIAKNGILIVEFANQLQIEKGLDASAAVFQATSARFRPILMTSVSTILGAVPIAFASGAGAEIRNPLGLVIVGGLGIATIMTLFVVPITYVFMDRLCLRFTGRSSAAGLKRAAEIRGTIQAPVAPTPGGSATPAGAPAYSAPATH, from the coding sequence ATGATCCTCTCCGATCTCTCGATCCGTCGCCCGGTGATCTGCATCGTGGGCTGTTTGCTCATCGTGCTCATCGGCGCGCTTTCGTTTAAACAGCTCCCGATCCGCGAATACCCGAATGTGGAATCGCCGTCGGTGAGTGTCTCGACGACCTATCGCGGAGCCTCCGCCGAGGTGGTGGAGACCAAGGTGACCGATCCGCTGGAGGAACAACTCTCGGCAGTGGAGGGCATCAACGTCATGCGCTCCACCTCGTCGGAGCAGAGTTCGCGCATCACGATCGAGTTTGATCTGGATCGGGATGTCGACGAAGCGGCCAACGACGTGCGCGATCTCGTTTCACGGGTGCGGCTACCGGAGGAGGTGGATCGGCCGCGGATCAGCAAAGTGGATCCCGACACGACGCCGGTCATCACCTTGTCGTTTAACTCCGAGGTGTATGACCGCCTCGAGATTGTGGAGATGATCGAGCAGATCGTCGTGCCACGCTTGCAGGCGCTGCCCGGCATGGGCGCGGTGCAGGTCGACGGGGCGCGTTATGCGATGCGGCTGTGGATCGATAGCGATCGGCTGGCGGCCTACAACCTCACCGTGGCCGATGTGCAAACGGCGCTTGAGCGCCAGAATGTCGAAGTGCCGAGTGGCCGCATCGAATCGCGCACGCAGGAGTTCCCGGTGCGGCTCATGGGCAGCATGACCGAGGTGTCGGATTTTGAGAACCTTGTGCTGGCGACGCGCGGCGATTACCAGGTGAAGTTCCGCGACATCGGGCGGGTGGAGTTGGGCGCCGAGGACTATCGCAGCAAAACTTACTTCAACGCCCGACCGAGTGTGGGCGTGCAGGTGCTGCGGCAGCCCACGTCCAACCTGCTCGAACTATGCGATGGCGTGAAGGCGCTCATTCCGGTGTTTCAGCGCGAGATGCCGGACGGCATCGTGGTGGAGCTCAGCAAGGACGACTCGGCCTACGTCGAGCGCACCGTCGATGAGGTTTACCGCACGCTTTACGAAGCGCTGTTGCTGGTGGTGACGGTGATTTTCCTCTTCCTGCGCAACTGGCGCGCGACCATCATTCCGCTGCTGGCGGTGCCGGTCTCGCTGGTGGGCACGGTGGCGGTGATCGCGGCGCTGGGCTTTTCGATCAACATCCTGACTCTGCTGGCCTGCGTGCTGGCGATCGGCCTGGTGGTGGATGACGCCATCGTGATGTTGGAAAACATCTATCGCCGCATCGAGACGGGCGAGTCGCCGGTCGCCGCGGCGGTGCACGGCGCGCGGCAGGTCGCTTTCGCCATCATCGCGACGACGCTCACGCTGGCGGCGGTGTTTTTGCCGGTGGCTTTTCAGTCGGGGCAGACAGGGCGGCTCTTCTTCGAGTTTGGCATCACCCTGGTGGTGGCGGTCGTGATGTCGGCCGTGGTCGCACTCACGCTGTCGCCCATGCTGTGCTCACGCCTGTTGTCGCCGCCCCGCGAGCAGGGCGGCCACGGGTGGCTCTACGACAAAACCGAACCGGCCTTTGCGGCGCTCAACCGCGGTTTCAACGCGCTGCTGGCGCTGACCATGCGCTGGCGCGCCGTGGTGATGATCGGGTCGCTGGCCATGACCGTGCTCGGCCTGTGGCTCTACACCCAACTGCAGCGCGAACTCATTCCGGCGGAGGATCGTGGCGTATTCACGGCCAACATACAGCCGCCGGTGGGCGCGACGCCGGAATACACCGATTCCTACGGCCGGCAGCTGGAGGAGGAGATTCTCAAGATTCCGGAAATCGATCGCACCTTTCAGCGTCAGACATCGGGGCGCGCCTACGTGACCGGCACGCTGACCCTTTGGGAAGAACGCGAGCGCACCACCCAGGACCTCATTTCCGAAGTGCGCCGCATTGCCCGCGACAAGATCCCCGGCCTGCAGGTGAGTGTGGGACCCAAACGTCCGTTCGGCGGTGGTGGTGGACCGGGGCGGGGCAGCTCCCTGCAACTGGTCTTGCAGGGCAGTGATTTTGAGGAGCTGCAGACCAGCGGGGAGCAGTTTGTGGAGGACATGGAAGCGAGTGGCGTGTTTGGGCCGGTGCGGCTTTATCCCTCGCCGACGAAACCGCAGCTTGATGTGCGCATCGATCGCGCCAAGGCGGCCGACCTCGCGGTGCCGGTGCGGGACATCGCCACGACCTTGGAGACCTTGCTGGGCAGTCGGCGGGTCACGCAGTTCCAGCGCGGCGGTCAGCAATACGACGTGATCCTGCAGGTGGAGGACAGCCGTCGCATGACTCCGGGGGATCTCGCGCGCATCTACGTGCGCTCGGCGCGGGGCAGTCTGGTGCAGTTGGGCAACCTCGTGACGTGGGACGAAAACGCCGTGCCGGAGAGTTACCCTCACTTCAACCGCCTGCGCTCGGTCACCCTCTCGGCGCCCTTGGCCGACGGTGTGGCGATGGGCGACGCCATTACTTATCTGCAGGACCGAATCGACGCGTTACTGCCGGCGGGCAGCACCTATGCGTGGGACGGCCCGGCGCGGCAGTTTTTGGAAGGCGCGGGGGACACCTACGTGATGTTCGGCCTTGCGCTGCTGTTCACCTTTTTGATTCTCGCGGCGCAGTTTGAGTCGTGGGTCCATCCCTTCACCATTTTCACCGGCGTGGCGATCGCCGTGGCGGGTGGCATCACGGTGTTGTATGCGACGCGCTATTGGGGACCGGCGATGACCGACAACCTGTTTTCGCGCTTCGGTCTCATCATGCTGATCGGCCTCATCGCCAAGAACGGCATCCTCATCGTGGAGTTCGCCAACCAGCTCCAAATCGAGAAAGGCCTGGATGCGTCGGCGGCGGTGTTTCAGGCGACCTCGGCGCGCTTCCGCCCGATCCTGATGACGTCGGTATCGACCATCCTCGGCGCGGTCCCGATCGCGTTTGCGTCGGGGGCGGGCGCGGAGATCCGCAATCCGCTCGGTCTGGTAATCGTGGGTGGGCTCGGCATCGCGACGATCATGACCCTGTTTGTCGTGCCGATTACCTACGTGTTTATGGATCGCCTCTGCCTGCGCTTCACGGGGCGCAGCAGCGCGGCCGGTCTCAAGCGCGCCGCCGAGATTCGCGGCACGATCCAAGCGCCGGTGGCACCGACGCCGGGAGGTTCAGCGACCCCGGCCGGAGCCCCCGCCTACAGCGCCCCAGCGACGCATTGA
- a CDS encoding efflux RND transporter periplasmic adaptor subunit: MKSSRACLAVVSCLSLLSGGCGKPTAAVARSNANYEQLVEVVPLARRDLVENLTLVGSIAARESAEVRPQASGVVTSIEFEEGSLVKAGQTLLRIDDTEIRAQLLEVEAELELAESNYRRMEELGRQNTIPQADIDAARARLLSARARVELQRSRLDKTTVRAPFTGLAGGREISPGDYVSNQTIVTTVEDVSKLKIEFQVPEAYQRKVRPGTTFRVSSRALESLDGVDGEVYFVSPGIDRDTRSTAVKGWLERSPAGLKPGMFANVELVLDVRHDILVVPESALLVTRDGMRITVVDRQGEKQVAKFVPVQAGLRSEGLVEVIPATAVDDGQPVVASGVGAINLPAGRALKTIPLRDELRPEFHAVD; the protein is encoded by the coding sequence ATGAAGTCTTCCCGCGCGTGTCTTGCCGTTGTTTCTTGTCTGAGTCTCCTGAGTGGAGGCTGCGGCAAACCCACCGCCGCGGTTGCGCGCAGTAACGCCAACTACGAACAACTGGTCGAAGTCGTGCCCCTGGCGCGACGCGATCTGGTGGAGAACCTCACGCTGGTCGGCTCCATCGCCGCGCGTGAATCGGCCGAAGTGCGGCCGCAGGCGTCGGGCGTGGTGACGAGTATCGAGTTTGAAGAGGGCAGTTTGGTGAAGGCCGGGCAGACCCTGCTGCGGATCGACGACACCGAAATCCGCGCCCAGTTGCTGGAGGTGGAGGCGGAGCTGGAGTTGGCCGAGTCCAACTACCGCCGCATGGAAGAGCTCGGTCGGCAGAACACGATTCCGCAGGCCGACATCGATGCCGCGAGGGCGCGCCTCCTGAGTGCGCGGGCGCGCGTGGAGCTGCAACGCAGCCGGCTGGACAAAACGACCGTGCGGGCGCCGTTCACCGGTCTGGCGGGCGGTCGCGAAATCTCCCCCGGAGATTACGTTTCCAATCAAACCATCGTCACCACGGTGGAGGATGTTTCGAAGCTGAAGATCGAGTTTCAGGTGCCCGAAGCCTATCAACGCAAGGTGCGCCCAGGGACGACGTTTCGCGTGAGTTCGCGAGCGCTGGAGTCGTTGGATGGCGTGGACGGGGAAGTGTATTTTGTGAGCCCGGGCATCGATCGCGACACGCGTTCGACCGCGGTGAAGGGGTGGCTCGAGCGCTCGCCGGCGGGTTTGAAGCCCGGCATGTTTGCCAACGTCGAACTGGTGCTCGATGTGCGCCACGACATCCTGGTCGTGCCCGAGAGCGCGCTGCTGGTCACGCGTGACGGCATGCGCATCACGGTGGTGGATCGGCAGGGCGAAAAGCAGGTGGCCAAATTTGTGCCGGTGCAGGCCGGTCTGCGTAGCGAAGGATTGGTGGAAGTGATCCCGGCCACCGCCGTCGATGACGGTCAACCGGTGGTGGCGTCCGGCGTGGGCGCGATCAATCTGCCGGCCGGTCGCGCCCTGAAGACCATCCCGCTGCGCGACGAACTCCGTCCGGAGTTTCACGCTGTCGACTGA